From Ignavibacteriota bacterium, the proteins below share one genomic window:
- a CDS encoding UDP-N-acetylmuramoyl-L-alanine--D-glutamate ligase: MKTEFKYKNVSIIGAARSGVAVAQLLRSQGANVFVSDKDLSEKVTSLIPHFKSLGVAYEFGQHTSRVFETDVLVLSPGVPSNAQVVLDALSKGIKVVSEIEVAGWFCLAQIIAITGSNGKTTTTTLTGRMFSDAGKRHAVAGNIGNAFSSVVSQLDSTSTAVLEVSSFQLDHIDTFHPNVSVILNITPDHLDRYSGSFDAYKGAKGKIFLNQTKADYLIYCYDDQQTKDLVFSKAISFVRALPFGVKREFESGAYVRDGKMFTCIEGKEQEIINAKEISIKGVHNLYNAMAATLASQVMGVSVASIRSTLKNFKGVEHRLEFVREVNGVRYINDSKATNIDSVSYALKAYEHPIVLLLGGRDKGNDYSALYEEVKKHVKTIIAIGESADKVVKSFEAQTKIERADSMKEAIEIAQRVSVAGDIVLLSPACASFDWFENYEHRGRVFKEFVHQLEEK; the protein is encoded by the coding sequence ATGAAAACCGAGTTCAAATATAAAAACGTCAGCATCATTGGCGCGGCGAGAAGCGGAGTTGCGGTTGCGCAACTTCTCAGATCGCAAGGCGCGAATGTGTTCGTCAGTGATAAGGATTTGAGCGAAAAAGTTACTTCTCTGATTCCGCATTTCAAATCGCTTGGTGTTGCGTATGAATTCGGTCAGCATACATCACGAGTGTTTGAAACTGATGTACTCGTTCTCAGCCCGGGTGTTCCATCGAACGCACAGGTTGTGCTTGATGCGCTCAGCAAAGGAATCAAAGTTGTAAGTGAAATCGAAGTTGCAGGTTGGTTTTGTCTGGCTCAGATTATTGCAATCACGGGAAGTAATGGCAAAACAACGACGACAACTCTCACGGGAAGAATGTTCTCGGATGCGGGAAAGAGACATGCAGTTGCGGGAAATATCGGAAATGCGTTTTCGTCTGTCGTTAGTCAATTGGATTCAACTTCAACTGCTGTACTGGAAGTGAGCAGTTTTCAACTTGACCATATTGATACGTTTCACCCGAATGTTTCTGTCATCTTAAATATTACACCCGACCATCTTGACCGTTACAGTGGTTCGTTTGATGCGTACAAAGGAGCAAAAGGCAAAATATTTCTGAATCAAACAAAAGCAGATTATTTGATTTATTGCTATGACGACCAGCAGACGAAAGACCTTGTGTTCTCGAAAGCGATTTCGTTTGTTCGTGCACTTCCGTTCGGTGTGAAACGCGAGTTTGAATCGGGCGCGTATGTACGCGATGGTAAAATGTTTACATGCATCGAAGGAAAAGAACAGGAAATTATCAACGCGAAAGAAATCAGCATCAAGGGTGTCCATAATTTATATAACGCTATGGCGGCAACACTCGCGTCTCAGGTGATGGGAGTGAGCGTTGCATCTATTCGCTCAACATTAAAAAATTTCAAGGGTGTTGAACACAGGTTGGAGTTTGTGCGAGAAGTGAACGGAGTTCGGTACATCAATGACTCCAAGGCGACAAACATTGATTCGGTTTCGTATGCTTTGAAGGCGTATGAACATCCCATTGTGCTTCTGCTTGGCGGCAGAGACAAGGGGAACGATTACTCTGCGCTCTATGAAGAAGTGAAGAAGCACGTCAAAACAATCATTGCTATTGGCGAATCTGCTGACAAGGTTGTGAAATCGTTTGAGGCACAGACAAAGATTGAACGGGCAGATTCAATGAAGGAAGCGATTGAAATTGCACAACGAGTTTCTGTTGCCGGTGATATTGTTCTGCTTTCTCCCGCGTGCGCTTCATTTGATTGGTTTGAAAATTATGAGCATCGCGGTCGCGTGTTCAAAGAATTTGTTCATCAACTTGAGGAGAAATAA
- a CDS encoding cell division protein FtsW, with the protein MFRRNHVDLTLLISVLTLMFMGIAIVYSASAAWAVRSYGGSEDMLIKHAGKVAIGLIMLMLGMTIDYKRWKNIAKFAMIVIIILLGATLIAGALYKGALRWFLGFQPSELAKFALIFHLAALASTYKEDIRVFKEGFLKMLAWILTVTMLVILQPNFSMGALIFGLGILMLFLARAKVMHLLSVFLLLLPALGWYMWSAEYRKKRILDFFSGASTGQSSYQLTQSKIAFGVGGILGVGPGDSHQRDYFLPESYGDFVYAIIGEEYGMVGSVAVLVLFIIIMYRGMKIAQAAEDMFGRYLALGITSVITLFAIVNAGVSVGLFPTTGLPMPFVSYGGSSMIVSAFAVGVLLNISSQTNMFPRVREKVVVAPEKANGTAVGKVY; encoded by the coding sequence ATGTTTCGTCGTAACCATGTTGATTTGACATTACTCATATCCGTCTTGACACTGATGTTTATGGGAATCGCGATTGTCTATAGCGCTTCCGCGGCATGGGCTGTGAGAAGTTATGGCGGTTCGGAAGATATGCTCATCAAACATGCAGGCAAAGTAGCAATCGGATTAATAATGCTCATGCTTGGAATGACGATTGACTATAAAAGGTGGAAGAATATTGCAAAATTTGCAATGATAGTTATTATCATTCTTCTTGGGGCTACCCTGATTGCCGGCGCTCTGTACAAAGGTGCGCTTCGTTGGTTCCTTGGATTTCAGCCTTCAGAACTTGCAAAATTTGCCTTGATATTTCATCTCGCAGCCCTTGCTTCTACTTATAAGGAAGATATCAGGGTATTCAAAGAAGGTTTTCTCAAAATGCTGGCATGGATTCTCACTGTTACGATGTTAGTTATACTGCAACCGAATTTTAGCATGGGCGCGCTTATTTTCGGGTTGGGAATTCTTATGTTGTTTTTAGCACGTGCAAAGGTAATGCATCTCCTTTCCGTGTTTCTCTTGTTACTTCCTGCATTAGGTTGGTACATGTGGAGCGCGGAATACAGGAAGAAAAGAATTCTGGATTTCTTTAGCGGCGCGAGTACCGGGCAATCGAGTTATCAACTCACGCAAAGTAAAATCGCTTTCGGCGTCGGTGGAATTCTTGGAGTCGGACCCGGCGATAGTCATCAGCGCGATTATTTTCTCCCCGAATCGTACGGAGATTTTGTCTATGCAATTATTGGTGAAGAATACGGAATGGTCGGAAGTGTTGCCGTTCTTGTTCTCTTCATCATTATCATGTACCGGGGGATGAAAATTGCTCAGGCGGCGGAAGATATGTTCGGAAGATATTTGGCGCTCGGAATTACAAGTGTCATCACGCTTTTTGCAATCGTGAATGCCGGGGTTTCAGTCGGATTGTTCCCAACTACAGGGTTGCCAATGCCGTTTGTTAGTTATGGCGGTTCCTCAATGATAGTTTCCGCGTTTGCTGTTGGTGTGTTATTGAATATTTCATCACAAACAAACATGTTTCCCCGTGTTCGGGAAAAAGTTGTTGTGGCTCCGGAGAAGGCAAACGGAACTGCGGTGGGAAAGGTGTATTGA
- a CDS encoding PASTA domain-containing protein, with protein sequence MVYNESVQEQLSFEKNERNKKRRLVVLFIFFIALFIGVVVRLTTLQVLDAEKLRAEAKDQYEKKITLQAKRGSILDRNGEVLASNTTLYSYEVDKKGAGDSLPRLIEIFSKTFGKPKSFFESKLKRKQNYIPLVRQVDAETLRNKIPESFKGLTVYKEPKRLYHHKTAAGQLLGSTDIDNKGIMGLELSLNEQLRGEKGYVTLLKDGLGGARPEIEYPRVNPTNGSTFFLTIDLALQFIAEEELRIGAEKNKAESGLALMMDPKTGELLAVAQYPSMDPMNPSSCNQKDQKLKMITDRVEPGSVYKIVTVASALEDKLVTPEQLFDAEDGTWVVPIGKGRIRKIVDDHPHKIISVQRAMEVSSNIVMAKISNVVGAERFFKMSRAFGFGSPTGIELPGENRGVLKKPSSWSRTTLNTMAFGYEVGVTPLQLLCAYSVIANGGYLVRPHIIKKEVDANGNILHELQTEIIRKVLSSSTVDIMKEMFEGVVDTGTATSVRIPGVRIAGKTGTAKRNINGRYEPGKYTATFVGFYPVEDPKIVCLVMLDNPKGGSYYGGMTSGPVFRAIAERIITTTDRLGNVSIEQPVMVQQQLPEQQQYSQPIPETRVEDSMMIQPMQGYSPEERVVPNLLGQSVRKAVGILSSGRLDPVVEGFGVVISQEPTAGKVVSLGTKVILKCEPKSVTLQPHGLN encoded by the coding sequence AACGAGAGAAACAAAAAACGCCGGTTAGTCGTTTTATTTATTTTTTTTATAGCGCTCTTCATTGGTGTCGTCGTTCGGTTGACAACGCTTCAGGTGCTTGATGCAGAAAAGTTACGTGCAGAAGCAAAAGACCAATACGAAAAAAAAATAACGTTGCAAGCCAAGCGCGGTTCTATTCTTGATAGAAATGGTGAGGTGCTTGCATCCAATACGACGTTATATTCCTATGAGGTTGATAAAAAGGGAGCGGGCGATTCCCTTCCCCGATTAATTGAAATATTTTCGAAAACGTTCGGAAAACCGAAATCGTTCTTCGAGTCAAAATTAAAAAGAAAGCAGAATTATATTCCCCTTGTTCGACAGGTTGATGCTGAGACATTGCGAAATAAAATTCCCGAATCCTTCAAAGGATTAACAGTCTATAAGGAACCGAAGCGGCTATATCATCATAAAACAGCGGCAGGGCAATTATTGGGTTCGACCGATATTGATAACAAGGGAATCATGGGGCTTGAACTTTCTCTGAATGAACAACTTCGCGGTGAGAAAGGATATGTTACGTTGTTGAAGGATGGCTTAGGGGGAGCGAGACCGGAAATCGAATATCCGCGTGTTAATCCGACGAACGGCAGTACGTTTTTTCTAACTATTGACCTCGCCCTGCAATTTATTGCAGAGGAAGAACTTCGTATCGGCGCTGAAAAAAATAAAGCAGAAAGCGGACTTGCTCTCATGATGGATCCCAAGACCGGTGAATTATTAGCCGTCGCTCAATATCCTTCGATGGATCCGATGAATCCATCATCATGCAATCAGAAAGACCAAAAATTAAAAATGATTACAGACAGAGTAGAGCCGGGCTCTGTCTATAAAATCGTAACCGTAGCATCTGCATTGGAAGATAAGTTGGTAACACCGGAACAATTGTTTGATGCAGAGGATGGAACATGGGTTGTCCCGATTGGCAAAGGACGAATACGAAAAATTGTTGATGACCATCCACACAAAATTATTTCCGTACAACGAGCGATGGAGGTTTCCAGCAATATTGTAATGGCGAAGATAAGTAACGTCGTGGGCGCTGAACGATTTTTTAAAATGAGTCGAGCGTTTGGGTTTGGAAGTCCGACGGGAATTGAACTGCCCGGAGAAAACAGGGGTGTATTGAAAAAGCCAAGTAGTTGGTCACGAACTACTTTAAATACGATGGCGTTCGGGTACGAAGTTGGTGTAACGCCCTTGCAATTACTTTGCGCGTATTCAGTTATTGCAAATGGCGGATATTTGGTCAGACCACATATCATTAAAAAGGAAGTTGACGCGAACGGTAATATTCTTCATGAACTACAAACTGAAATTATTCGGAAAGTATTATCGTCTTCGACAGTTGATATCATGAAAGAGATGTTTGAAGGCGTCGTTGATACGGGAACTGCAACATCTGTTCGGATTCCCGGCGTACGAATTGCCGGAAAAACCGGAACGGCGAAAAGAAATATTAATGGAAGATATGAACCGGGAAAGTACACGGCAACATTTGTAGGATTTTACCCGGTTGAAGATCCGAAAATAGTTTGTCTTGTTATGCTTGATAATCCTAAGGGCGGCTCGTACTATGGTGGTATGACGAGCGGTCCGGTATTCAGAGCAATTGCTGAACGCATAATAACTACGACTGACAGGTTAGGTAACGTATCAATTGAACAACCTGTGATGGTACAACAACAACTTCCTGAACAACAACAATATTCTCAGCCAATCCCTGAGACTCGAGTTGAAGATTCTATGATGATTCAGCCGATGCAGGGATATTCGCCCGAAGAACGTGTAGTTCCCAATTTACTTGGACAGAGTGTTCGGAAAGCAGTCGGAATACTTTCCAGCGGACGACTTGATCCGGTAGTAGAAGGCTTCGGTGTTGTTATCAGTCAGGAACCGACAGCAGGGAAAGTTGTATCTCTTGGAACGAAAGTTATTCTCAAGTGTGAACCGAAATCGGTAACGCTTCAACCACATGGATTGAATTGA
- a CDS encoding UDP-N-acetylmuramoyl-tripeptide--D-alanyl-D-alanine ligase — protein sequence MMFTVDELLSINHVAAENFPGKIISIKGVAIDSRIIRRGELFVAIKGERFDGHNFLSDAVKKGAACVVINEQYRNSKFKFPYIVVTDTTKALGELARLHRRKFNIPIVAITGSSGKTTNKDMTYSVLKPKYNVLCTQGNLNNHIGVPQTLFRLNKKHEIAVIEMGMNHAGEIQYLCEIAEPTHGLITNIGKAHIEFFRTVNKIAEAKGELFNWLSKERTRVGFVNVDDVRVQTQARVLTKKVTYSEYTHLADVQSTLQHVNDDGSSRFIVRAKGWKELLEITLKVPGVHNVSNALAAIAVGKHFDVPPENIRSALQKFKAIDGRMNIEIVTGVMIIDDAYNANPDSMMSALKTLATIDCQGRRICVLGDMLELGKFSVSEHRKIGAALPKHRCDVLLTFGTYAKCIHEATNVNQKKNFTDKTKLLNELLKVVQPGDVVLFKGSHGMKLKEVIDALKQSLENLPQKSIRQGKQGVN from the coding sequence GTGATGTTCACCGTAGATGAACTTCTTTCCATCAACCATGTTGCCGCGGAAAATTTTCCGGGCAAAATAATTTCCATCAAAGGTGTAGCAATAGACTCTCGGATCATCCGGAGAGGTGAATTGTTTGTTGCAATCAAAGGTGAACGATTTGACGGACATAATTTCCTTTCCGACGCTGTGAAAAAAGGCGCGGCGTGTGTTGTCATCAATGAACAATATCGGAATTCGAAATTCAAGTTTCCCTATATCGTTGTGACTGATACGACGAAAGCGCTTGGCGAGTTAGCACGATTACACAGGAGGAAATTTAATATCCCGATTGTTGCTATTACCGGAAGCAGTGGGAAAACCACTAACAAAGATATGACGTACTCGGTATTGAAACCAAAGTATAATGTATTGTGTACACAGGGAAATTTGAACAACCATATCGGTGTTCCGCAGACATTGTTCAGGTTGAACAAGAAGCATGAAATTGCAGTCATTGAAATGGGAATGAATCACGCAGGTGAAATACAATACCTGTGTGAAATTGCTGAGCCGACGCATGGACTCATCACGAACATTGGAAAAGCGCATATAGAATTTTTCAGAACTGTGAATAAAATCGCAGAAGCAAAAGGCGAACTTTTCAATTGGTTGAGTAAAGAAAGAACTCGGGTCGGTTTTGTAAATGTTGACGATGTCCGGGTGCAGACACAAGCACGCGTGTTGACAAAGAAAGTAACGTACAGCGAGTACACGCATCTTGCCGATGTACAAAGTACGTTGCAACATGTTAATGATGATGGTTCGTCTCGCTTTATTGTTCGGGCAAAAGGGTGGAAGGAACTGCTTGAAATTACACTGAAGGTTCCGGGTGTACACAATGTATCCAACGCTCTCGCCGCCATTGCTGTCGGAAAACACTTTGATGTACCGCCTGAAAATATTCGATCGGCTTTACAGAAGTTCAAAGCAATTGATGGACGAATGAACATCGAAATAGTTACCGGCGTAATGATTATTGATGATGCATACAACGCCAATCCTGATTCGATGATGTCGGCGTTGAAAACTCTTGCAACGATTGATTGCCAAGGAAGACGAATTTGTGTCCTTGGCGACATGCTTGAATTGGGAAAGTTCTCCGTCAGTGAACATCGAAAAATCGGTGCGGCGCTTCCAAAACATCGTTGCGATGTACTCCTGACTTTCGGTACGTATGCGAAGTGTATCCACGAAGCGACGAATGTCAATCAAAAAAAGAATTTTACAGACAAAACGAAATTACTGAATGAACTACTCAAAGTCGTTCAACCCGGTGATGTAGTTCTTTTCAAAGGTTCGCATGGAATGAAACTGAAAGAAGTGATTGATGCGCTGAAGCAATCACTGGAGAATCTCCCCCAGAAATCAATCAGACAAGGAAAGCAGGGAGTGAACTAA
- a CDS encoding phospho-N-acetylmuramoyl-pentapeptide-transferase: MFYYLFEFLRQEFGIPGSGLFRYITFRAGGAAVTALIIAFWIGPKIIRMLKQRQIGEAAKLEAPETHRKKAGTPTMGGLIILAATLVPALLWTDLKNAYIVLILFATAALGMVGFLDDYLKVVKKKPKGLIGKYKIVGQVFVGLVVGGTIYFLPYLFDETLIPYASKSTMPFVKNLEFDLGYLYIPMVIFVITATSNAVNLTDGLDGLAAGTVSIVAMTLAVISYISGHAQLSEYLTIPFLRGNGELSIFCAAMAGACLGFLWFNSFPAQVFMGDTGSLALGGAIGVLCVLIKKEFLLPTLGGVFLMETASVIIQKVWFKYTKKRYGEGRRVFRMAPIHHHFEMAGWDEPKIVTRFYIIAILMMILSLATFKVR, translated from the coding sequence ATGTTTTATTATTTGTTTGAATTTCTCCGTCAGGAATTTGGTATTCCCGGTTCAGGATTATTTCGTTACATCACGTTTCGTGCAGGCGGAGCGGCAGTCACGGCTTTAATCATAGCGTTCTGGATTGGACCGAAAATCATCCGCATGTTGAAGCAACGGCAAATCGGTGAAGCCGCAAAGTTGGAAGCGCCCGAAACACATCGCAAGAAAGCGGGAACGCCGACGATGGGCGGTTTGATAATTCTTGCCGCAACGTTAGTGCCTGCCTTGCTTTGGACAGATTTAAAAAACGCATACATCGTTCTCATTTTGTTTGCAACTGCGGCGCTCGGCATGGTCGGGTTCTTAGATGATTATCTGAAAGTAGTGAAGAAGAAACCAAAAGGATTGATTGGAAAATATAAAATTGTCGGTCAAGTGTTTGTCGGATTGGTTGTCGGTGGAACGATATATTTTCTCCCATATTTGTTTGATGAGACATTGATACCATACGCATCGAAATCAACAATGCCGTTTGTGAAAAACTTGGAATTTGATTTAGGGTATCTCTACATCCCGATGGTGATTTTTGTTATCACGGCGACGAGCAACGCGGTCAACCTTACTGACGGTCTCGACGGATTGGCGGCGGGGACGGTGAGTATTGTTGCAATGACGCTTGCGGTTATCAGTTACATTTCCGGTCACGCGCAATTGAGCGAGTACCTGACGATTCCATTTCTTCGCGGCAATGGTGAGTTGAGCATTTTTTGTGCGGCAATGGCTGGTGCGTGTCTTGGTTTTCTTTGGTTCAATTCGTTCCCGGCACAGGTGTTCATGGGTGATACCGGTTCACTCGCACTTGGCGGCGCGATTGGAGTTTTGTGTGTGTTAATCAAAAAAGAATTTCTCCTGCCAACGCTCGGCGGAGTGTTTCTTATGGAAACTGCTTCGGTGATTATTCAAAAAGTCTGGTTCAAATACACAAAGAAACGCTATGGTGAAGGGCGAAGGGTTTTTCGTATGGCTCCGATTCATCATCATTTTGAAATGGCTGGATGGGATGAACCGAAAATTGTTACGCGGTTTTACATCATCGCGATTCTCATGATGATTTTAAGTTTGGCAACGTTCAAAGTACGATGA
- a CDS encoding UDP-N-acetylmuramoyl-L-alanyl-D-glutamate--2,6-diaminopimelate ligase — MNLSKLLVGVPVTKMFQTLYGKMVVTHETEVNNVRSDSRKVERNDLFVAIRGSDRDGNQYITQAISNGAKVIVTDSDSAIPDSYFMHAGVVKVVVADARIAFAQITSNYFGNPSSLLEKIGITGTNGKTTCSFLSNFIMELKGKSGLIGTIEYRIGNKRLPATHTTPDSFELQQLFASMVNDGCTSCVMEVSSHALHQHRVHGIDYQVGVFTNLTQDHLDYHRTMDEYFLAKKMLFDSLPKSSTAVINIDDEWGRKLYQTVSCKKLSYGNGSDAELRASNITLSVSGTSFQLEFGTSSMTIQTPLVGRFNVYNALASIGVGYTMGISFDEIQKRFLTMQPVPGRFEQIQSPKGWTAIVDYAHTPDALEKALKAIHDVSGQNRKGKIITVFGCGGNRDATKRPKMARVASELSDVVIVTSDNPRFEEPEMIIDQTMEGILPQKNTIREADRAGAISLALHLAKEHDIILIAGKGHEDYQIIGDKKYPFSDRQQVLEYMEREQ, encoded by the coding sequence ATGAATCTCTCAAAATTATTAGTCGGTGTACCGGTAACCAAGATGTTTCAGACGTTGTATGGCAAAATGGTCGTCACGCATGAAACAGAAGTGAACAATGTTCGTTCAGATTCGCGCAAGGTCGAGCGGAATGATTTGTTTGTGGCAATTCGTGGAAGTGACAGAGATGGAAATCAATACATCACGCAGGCAATTTCGAACGGTGCGAAAGTTATTGTAACTGATAGCGACAGCGCCATTCCTGACTCCTATTTTATGCACGCGGGAGTTGTGAAAGTGGTTGTTGCCGATGCTCGAATTGCATTTGCACAGATCACTTCTAATTATTTCGGAAATCCTTCGTCATTACTCGAAAAAATAGGAATTACCGGAACCAACGGGAAAACAACATGTTCGTTTCTTTCAAACTTTATAATGGAATTGAAAGGAAAGTCGGGATTAATCGGAACGATTGAGTATAGAATCGGAAACAAGCGATTACCTGCTACTCACACAACCCCGGATTCATTCGAACTTCAACAATTGTTTGCAAGCATGGTGAATGATGGTTGCACATCTTGCGTGATGGAAGTTTCTTCGCACGCATTGCATCAGCATCGCGTGCATGGTATTGACTATCAGGTTGGAGTCTTCACGAACCTGACGCAGGACCATCTCGATTACCATCGGACGATGGATGAATATTTCCTTGCGAAGAAAATGTTGTTCGATTCGCTCCCGAAGAGTTCAACAGCGGTGATTAACATTGATGATGAATGGGGAAGAAAACTGTATCAAACGGTTTCATGTAAGAAGTTGTCCTACGGGAACGGTTCTGATGCAGAACTCAGGGCGAGCAACATCACGCTTTCGGTTTCAGGAACGAGTTTCCAACTTGAGTTCGGAACTTCTTCGATGACGATTCAAACACCGCTTGTCGGGAGATTTAATGTTTATAATGCTCTTGCATCAATCGGTGTCGGATATACGATGGGAATTTCATTTGATGAAATTCAAAAACGATTCTTGACGATGCAACCCGTGCCGGGAAGATTTGAACAGATTCAATCTCCCAAAGGATGGACAGCAATTGTAGATTATGCACATACGCCGGATGCATTGGAGAAGGCGTTGAAAGCAATTCATGATGTTTCCGGTCAGAATCGAAAAGGAAAAATCATTACCGTGTTCGGTTGCGGCGGAAACAGAGATGCAACAAAACGCCCGAAGATGGCGCGCGTCGCTTCCGAGTTAAGCGATGTCGTGATTGTTACATCAGATAATCCGCGCTTTGAAGAACCGGAAATGATCATTGACCAGACAATGGAAGGAATTCTTCCACAGAAAAACACTATTCGTGAAGCAGATAGAGCCGGCGCGATTTCGCTCGCATTACATCTTGCAAAAGAGCATGACATTATTCTCATCGCCGGTAAAGGACATGAAGATTATCAAATCATCGGTGATAAAAAATATCCGTTCAGCGATAGGCAACAGGTGTTGGAATATATGGAAAGAGAACAGTGA